From the Maridesulfovibrio bastinii DSM 16055 genome, the window GATAACTACAAATTATCGCAGGTGTTGCTTATGCAAATTTTTGATAGCATTGTCGGAATGACACTAGCTGTCATCTTAATTGTTGGCGGTTATCAATTCTATTTTTTACCACAGAGAAAAAAAATATTAGCTCCAAGAGAGTTAGGAACAAAATTTGATGAGATGATTCCTTTTCAACCCCGTTGGGTATGGGTATATTCTGGATTATACTACCCTATTATTATTTTTATTGTTCTTACTATGAACTCTTTAAAACAGTTTGCATACACGGCCTTTAGCTATATAATTCTTCTGGGACTACAAATTATTATTTTTATGTTATTTCCTGTAAAAACTCCTAAGCATTGGAGAAACTATGATCCTTTAGAATCTAAATCTACTCGTTTTCTATCTTTTGTTCATCATTTTGATGACACAACTAATTGTTTTCCTAGTATGCATGTTAGTGTTGCGACTTTGACATCTTTACATATATATACAAATTGTGGGCAGGGATTATTTGTTGCCATATTGGCATCTCTATTTTCAATTTTAATTGCAATTAGTACATTGTTCACTAAACAGCATTATATAATTGATATTCCTGCAGGAGTAATTTTGGGATATATTAGCTTTAAAATTTTTATTACATTAGCTAACAATTTTATTTAAAAATATCTACAAGTAGTTAAAATAAAGTTGCAAGATAAGGACAAATATTTTGAACTGCCGTTGGTAGCAAGGCGAGAAAAAATGATGCGACAGGTGTTATAAAAGTTCTCCTAGGAAGAGGCCAGAGAGGAAAGGAGTCTAGAACCACTTTGTACTTATTTACCGCCTCAATTTTATTTACATATTCCATTTTTTGATGATTTAAAGACATTTTAGTAAGCTCAGTTGTAAAAATTGTTTTCGTATAATTGTAGAAATAGTCAGTATATAAATCTTTCTTACGCTTCATTAGAACATGTAAA encodes:
- a CDS encoding phosphatase PAP2 family protein, whose translation is DNYKLSQVLLMQIFDSIVGMTLAVILIVGGYQFYFLPQRKKILAPRELGTKFDEMIPFQPRWVWVYSGLYYPIIIFIVLTMNSLKQFAYTAFSYIILLGLQIIIFMLFPVKTPKHWRNYDPLESKSTRFLSFVHHFDDTTNCFPSMHVSVATLTSLHIYTNCGQGLFVAILASLFSILIAISTLFTKQHYIIDIPAGVILGYISFKIFITLANNFI